A window of the Primulina huaijiensis isolate GDHJ02 unplaced genomic scaffold, ASM1229523v2 scaffold42385, whole genome shotgun sequence genome harbors these coding sequences:
- the LOC140969586 gene encoding uncharacterized protein — translation MDLDPSNIKNSDQRITRADVRYFAKDLGHEKEYKCTFCKRGFSNAQALGGHMNVHRKDRARLKEFSCENLLSLEINRTTDRGDSPPTEFNSSTSHKSSSPSESDTKEHSRLLEKDDDSRVVEEDRPIRDLPLFSEEPSVSEVGEKPGAKNFGKGHVEEELGSSRAVSRVEVDLELRLGPEPDHDASIKR, via the coding sequence ATGGATCTTGATCCCTCAAACATCAAGAACTCCGATCAAAGAATTACGCGAGCCGATGTCCGATATTTTGCGAAAGATTTAGGACACGAAAAAGAATATAAATGCACCTTCTGCAAACGAGGATTTTCTAACGCTCAAGCATTAGGTGGGCACATGAATGTCCATAGAAAAGATCGAGCAAGACTCAAGGAATTTTCGTGCGAAAATTTGCTCTCTTTGGAGATCAACAGAACTACAGATCGTGGAGATAGTCCCCCTACGGAGTTTAATTCTTCGACTAGCCATAAATCAAGTTCTCCAAGTGAGTCAGATACAAAAGAGCACTCGCGTCTTCTTGAAAAAGATGACGACTCTCGTGTCGTGGAAGAAGATCGTCCTATACGTGATTTGCCTTTATTTTCTGAGGAGCCATCTGTGAGTGAAGTTGGCGAGAAACCTGGAGCTAAAAATTTTGGGAAGGGTCATGTCGAGGAAGAGTTAGGGTCGAGTCGAGCTGTGTCACGTGTCGAAGTGGACCTGGAACTCCGACTAGGGCCTGAGCCTGATCATGATGCATCAATAAAGAGATAG